In one Acyrthosiphon pisum isolate AL4f unplaced genomic scaffold, pea_aphid_22Mar2018_4r6ur Scaffold_21186;HRSCAF=23251, whole genome shotgun sequence genomic region, the following are encoded:
- the LOC115034826 gene encoding uncharacterized protein LOC115034826, whose product MSLPPVAAVANSSHAGEIRCNLSKKFHSCSFDNIKDVNNVQMMLVAMSHNMCKISADIQKIKSNIIHIKSEIESFILNDSKNVNNKESQTLEKRNEDILSIFPLNTDDELLAIENKLKDEDLSYTQKLISAFIFASEGKTAEKVTTSLLKLIFTLELASEYSWKGQKGKKKLHDHHIFKVIIAAVKNKFPGINKDDIKPNIMTWFAQASHKIKTSKQVKERCNNNDGNCNNNDDNQL is encoded by the exons ATGAGCTTACCGCCTGTAGCAGCTGTAGCTAATAGTTCACATGCTGGTGAAATTCGATGCAATCTTTCCAAAAAATTTCATTCTTGttcatttgataatattaaagatgTAAACAATGTCCAAATGATGTTAGTTGCAATGTCACACAATATGTGTAAGATATCTG cagATATTcagaaaatcaaatcaaatataatcCACATAAAAAGTGAAATAGAATCATTCATTCTTAATGACTCTAAGAATGTAAACAACAAAGAATCACAAACCCTTGAAAAAAGAAATGAAGATATACTATCAATATTTCCTTTAAATACTGATGATGAGCTTTTggctatagaaaataaattaaaagatgaGGATTTATCTTATACTCAAAAATTG ATATCTGCATTTATATTTGCAAGTGAAGGAAAAACGGCTGAAAAAGTAACTACTAgtcttttaaaactaatatttacacTTGAATTAGCTTCTGAATACAGCTGGAAAGGACAAAAAGGGAAAAAAAAACTTCACGATcaccatatttttaaagttattattg ctgCTGTAAAAAATAAGTTCCCTGGTATCAACAAAGACGATATAAAGCCTAATATAATGACATGGTTTGCTCAAGCATcccacaaaattaaaacaag CAAACAAGTAAAAGAAAGATGCAATAATAATGATGGGAACTGTAACAATAACGATGACAATCAGTTATAA
- the LOC115034825 gene encoding uncharacterized protein LOC115034825, protein MYRAAKHNELHSEAELERGRGMRPKLKKRNLFEDLDHDFSTNNEIIIQNDSAEDNVRIPYPKCPKKLKVNSTPQPTCSDASESNILYSTPKTSGISKYFYLLLSSAFKLEFLFYLF, encoded by the exons atgtatagagCGGCTAAACACAATGAATTGCATTCTGAAGCTGAACTAGAGAGAGGTAGAGGAATGagaccaaaattaaaaaaacgtaatttGTTTGAAGACTTGGACCATGACTTTTCAACTAATAATGagattataattcaaaatgattCAGCTGAAGATAATGTTAGGATTCCTTACCCTAAATGCCCAAAAAAACTGAAAGTCAACa gtacaccACAACCAACTTGTTCAGACGCATcagaatcaaatattttgtacagtACCCCTAAGACAAGTGGCATtagtaagtatttttatttacttctaTCATCTGCATTCaagttagaatttttattttatttattttaa